One window of Ailuropoda melanoleuca isolate Jingjing chromosome 3, ASM200744v2, whole genome shotgun sequence genomic DNA carries:
- the FAXDC2 gene encoding fatty acid hydroxylase domain-containing protein 2 isoform X5 yields the protein MRRTAFILGSGLLLLVAFWNSATWHLQRFWGASGYFWQAQWERLLSTFEGKEWTLYIIGVTQVPNLLFWSFNGLLLAVDTTGKPHFISRYRIQVGKNEPVDAEKLRQSIRTVLFNQWVISPPMLVLLYPILKLWGDPCRRELPTFRWFLLELAVFTLIEEVLFYYSHRLLHHPTFYRKIHKKHHEWTAPIGVISLYAHPIEHVVSNMLPVMVGPIVMGSHLSSITMWFSLALIITTISHCGYHLPFLPSPEFHDYHHLKFNQCYGVLGVLDHLHGTDTVFKQTKAYERHILLLGFTPLSESIPDAPKKTE from the exons ATGAGAAGGACGGCTTTCATCCTGGGCTCTGGCCTTCTCTTGCTCGTGGCCTTCTGGAACTCAGCCACATG GCATCTTCAGAGATTCTGGGGCGCTTCTGGCTATTTTTGGCAAGCCCAGTGGGAGAGGCTGCTGTCGACATTCGAAGGGAAGGAGTGGACCCTCTACATTATAG GTGTTACCCAGGTACCCAATCTGCTCTTCTGGAGCTTCAACGGGCTGCTACTGGCGGTTGACACAACCGGAAAACCTCACTTCATCTCCCGCTACCGAATTCAGGTTGGCAAGAATGAACCA GTGGATGCCGAGAAACTACGCCAGTCAATCCGCACAGTTCTGTTCAACCAGTGGGTGATCTCTCCGCCCATGCTGGTCCTCCTCTATCCCATCCTCAAGCTGTGGGGAGACCCCTGCCGCCGAGAGCTACCCACCTTCCGCTGGTTCCTCCTGGAGCTGGCTGTCTTCACTCTGATTGAGGAAGTCCTGTTCTACTACTCACACCG GCTCCTTCACCACCCAACATTCTACAGGAAAATCCACAAGAAACACCATGAGTGGACAGCTCCCATTGGCGTGATCTCTCTCTACGCCCACCCTATCGAGCATGTG GTCTCCAACATGCTGCCAGTGATGGTGGGTCCCATAGTAATGGGCTCCCACTTGTCCTCCATCACCATGTGGTTCTCCTTGGccctcatcatcaccaccatttcCCACTGTGGCTACCACCTACCTTTCCTGCCTTCACCTGAATTCCATGACTACCACCATCTCAA gtTCAACCAGTGCTATGGGGTACTGGGGGTGCTGGACCACCTCCATGGGACTGACACGGTGTTCAAGCAGACCAAGGCCTACGAAAGACACATCCTCCTGCTGGGCTTCACCCCACTGTCTGAGAGCATCCCAGATGCCCCGAAGAAGACGGAGTGA
- the FAXDC2 gene encoding fatty acid hydroxylase domain-containing protein 2 isoform X4 — MVMLSGENARTRLWLEGHTWGSMRRTAFILGSGLLLLVAFWNSATWHLQRFWGASGYFWQAQWERLLSTFEGKEWTLYIIGVTQVPNLLFWSFNGLLLAVDTTGKPHFISRYRIQVGKNEPVDAEKLRQSIRTVLFNQWVISPPMLVLLYPILKLWGDPCRRELPTFRWFLLELAVFTLIEEVLFYYSHRLLHHPTFYRKIHKKHHEWTAPIGVISLYAHPIEHVVSNMLPVMVGPIVMGSHLSSITMWFSLALIITTISHCGYHLPFLPSPEFHDYHHLKFNQCYGVLGVLDHLHGTDTVFKQTKAYERHILLLGFTPLSESIPDAPKKTE; from the exons GAGGGACACACCTGGGGCTCCATGAGAAGGACGGCTTTCATCCTGGGCTCTGGCCTTCTCTTGCTCGTGGCCTTCTGGAACTCAGCCACATG GCATCTTCAGAGATTCTGGGGCGCTTCTGGCTATTTTTGGCAAGCCCAGTGGGAGAGGCTGCTGTCGACATTCGAAGGGAAGGAGTGGACCCTCTACATTATAG GTGTTACCCAGGTACCCAATCTGCTCTTCTGGAGCTTCAACGGGCTGCTACTGGCGGTTGACACAACCGGAAAACCTCACTTCATCTCCCGCTACCGAATTCAGGTTGGCAAGAATGAACCA GTGGATGCCGAGAAACTACGCCAGTCAATCCGCACAGTTCTGTTCAACCAGTGGGTGATCTCTCCGCCCATGCTGGTCCTCCTCTATCCCATCCTCAAGCTGTGGGGAGACCCCTGCCGCCGAGAGCTACCCACCTTCCGCTGGTTCCTCCTGGAGCTGGCTGTCTTCACTCTGATTGAGGAAGTCCTGTTCTACTACTCACACCG GCTCCTTCACCACCCAACATTCTACAGGAAAATCCACAAGAAACACCATGAGTGGACAGCTCCCATTGGCGTGATCTCTCTCTACGCCCACCCTATCGAGCATGTG GTCTCCAACATGCTGCCAGTGATGGTGGGTCCCATAGTAATGGGCTCCCACTTGTCCTCCATCACCATGTGGTTCTCCTTGGccctcatcatcaccaccatttcCCACTGTGGCTACCACCTACCTTTCCTGCCTTCACCTGAATTCCATGACTACCACCATCTCAA gtTCAACCAGTGCTATGGGGTACTGGGGGTGCTGGACCACCTCCATGGGACTGACACGGTGTTCAAGCAGACCAAGGCCTACGAAAGACACATCCTCCTGCTGGGCTTCACCCCACTGTCTGAGAGCATCCCAGATGCCCCGAAGAAGACGGAGTGA
- the FAXDC2 gene encoding fatty acid hydroxylase domain-containing protein 2 isoform X1, whose protein sequence is MKGEAGSMQRHEKPKQEGHTWGSMRRTAFILGSGLLLLVAFWNSATWHLQRFWGASGYFWQAQWERLLSTFEGKEWTLYIIGVTQVPNLLFWSFNGLLLAVDTTGKPHFISRYRIQVGKNEPVDAEKLRQSIRTVLFNQWVISPPMLVLLYPILKLWGDPCRRELPTFRWFLLELAVFTLIEEVLFYYSHRLLHHPTFYRKIHKKHHEWTAPIGVISLYAHPIEHVVSNMLPVMVGPIVMGSHLSSITMWFSLALIITTISHCGYHLPFLPSPEFHDYHHLKFNQCYGVLGVLDHLHGTDTVFKQTKAYERHILLLGFTPLSESIPDAPKKTE, encoded by the exons GAGGGACACACCTGGGGCTCCATGAGAAGGACGGCTTTCATCCTGGGCTCTGGCCTTCTCTTGCTCGTGGCCTTCTGGAACTCAGCCACATG GCATCTTCAGAGATTCTGGGGCGCTTCTGGCTATTTTTGGCAAGCCCAGTGGGAGAGGCTGCTGTCGACATTCGAAGGGAAGGAGTGGACCCTCTACATTATAG GTGTTACCCAGGTACCCAATCTGCTCTTCTGGAGCTTCAACGGGCTGCTACTGGCGGTTGACACAACCGGAAAACCTCACTTCATCTCCCGCTACCGAATTCAGGTTGGCAAGAATGAACCA GTGGATGCCGAGAAACTACGCCAGTCAATCCGCACAGTTCTGTTCAACCAGTGGGTGATCTCTCCGCCCATGCTGGTCCTCCTCTATCCCATCCTCAAGCTGTGGGGAGACCCCTGCCGCCGAGAGCTACCCACCTTCCGCTGGTTCCTCCTGGAGCTGGCTGTCTTCACTCTGATTGAGGAAGTCCTGTTCTACTACTCACACCG GCTCCTTCACCACCCAACATTCTACAGGAAAATCCACAAGAAACACCATGAGTGGACAGCTCCCATTGGCGTGATCTCTCTCTACGCCCACCCTATCGAGCATGTG GTCTCCAACATGCTGCCAGTGATGGTGGGTCCCATAGTAATGGGCTCCCACTTGTCCTCCATCACCATGTGGTTCTCCTTGGccctcatcatcaccaccatttcCCACTGTGGCTACCACCTACCTTTCCTGCCTTCACCTGAATTCCATGACTACCACCATCTCAA gtTCAACCAGTGCTATGGGGTACTGGGGGTGCTGGACCACCTCCATGGGACTGACACGGTGTTCAAGCAGACCAAGGCCTACGAAAGACACATCCTCCTGCTGGGCTTCACCCCACTGTCTGAGAGCATCCCAGATGCCCCGAAGAAGACGGAGTGA
- the FAXDC2 gene encoding fatty acid hydroxylase domain-containing protein 2 isoform X2 produces the protein MKGEAGSMQRHEKPKQEGHTWGSMRRTAFILGSGLLLLVAFWNSATWHLQRFWGASGYFWQAQWERLLSTFEGKEWTLYIIGVTQVPNLLFWSFNGLLLAVDTTGKPHFISRYRIQVDAEKLRQSIRTVLFNQWVISPPMLVLLYPILKLWGDPCRRELPTFRWFLLELAVFTLIEEVLFYYSHRLLHHPTFYRKIHKKHHEWTAPIGVISLYAHPIEHVVSNMLPVMVGPIVMGSHLSSITMWFSLALIITTISHCGYHLPFLPSPEFHDYHHLKFNQCYGVLGVLDHLHGTDTVFKQTKAYERHILLLGFTPLSESIPDAPKKTE, from the exons GAGGGACACACCTGGGGCTCCATGAGAAGGACGGCTTTCATCCTGGGCTCTGGCCTTCTCTTGCTCGTGGCCTTCTGGAACTCAGCCACATG GCATCTTCAGAGATTCTGGGGCGCTTCTGGCTATTTTTGGCAAGCCCAGTGGGAGAGGCTGCTGTCGACATTCGAAGGGAAGGAGTGGACCCTCTACATTATAG GTGTTACCCAGGTACCCAATCTGCTCTTCTGGAGCTTCAACGGGCTGCTACTGGCGGTTGACACAACCGGAAAACCTCACTTCATCTCCCGCTACCGAATTCAG GTGGATGCCGAGAAACTACGCCAGTCAATCCGCACAGTTCTGTTCAACCAGTGGGTGATCTCTCCGCCCATGCTGGTCCTCCTCTATCCCATCCTCAAGCTGTGGGGAGACCCCTGCCGCCGAGAGCTACCCACCTTCCGCTGGTTCCTCCTGGAGCTGGCTGTCTTCACTCTGATTGAGGAAGTCCTGTTCTACTACTCACACCG GCTCCTTCACCACCCAACATTCTACAGGAAAATCCACAAGAAACACCATGAGTGGACAGCTCCCATTGGCGTGATCTCTCTCTACGCCCACCCTATCGAGCATGTG GTCTCCAACATGCTGCCAGTGATGGTGGGTCCCATAGTAATGGGCTCCCACTTGTCCTCCATCACCATGTGGTTCTCCTTGGccctcatcatcaccaccatttcCCACTGTGGCTACCACCTACCTTTCCTGCCTTCACCTGAATTCCATGACTACCACCATCTCAA gtTCAACCAGTGCTATGGGGTACTGGGGGTGCTGGACCACCTCCATGGGACTGACACGGTGTTCAAGCAGACCAAGGCCTACGAAAGACACATCCTCCTGCTGGGCTTCACCCCACTGTCTGAGAGCATCCCAGATGCCCCGAAGAAGACGGAGTGA
- the FAXDC2 gene encoding fatty acid hydroxylase domain-containing protein 2 isoform X3 produces MVMLSGENARTRLWLMKGEAGSMQRHEKPKQEGHTWGSMRRTAFILGSGLLLLVAFWNSATWHLQRFWGASGYFWQAQWERLLSTFEGKEWTLYIIGVTQVPNLLFWSFNGLLLAVDTTGKPHFISRYRIQVGKNEPVDAEKLRQSIRTVLFNQWVISPPMLVLLYPILKLWGDPCRRELPTFRWFLLELAVFTLIEEVLFYYSHRLLHHPTFYRKIHKKHHEWTAPIGVISLYAHPIEHVVSNMLPVMVGPIVMGSHLSSITMWFSLALIITTISHCGYHLPFLPSPEFHDYHHLKFNQCYGVLGVLDHLHGTDTVFKQTKAYERHILLLGFTPLSESIPDAPKKTE; encoded by the exons GAGGGACACACCTGGGGCTCCATGAGAAGGACGGCTTTCATCCTGGGCTCTGGCCTTCTCTTGCTCGTGGCCTTCTGGAACTCAGCCACATG GCATCTTCAGAGATTCTGGGGCGCTTCTGGCTATTTTTGGCAAGCCCAGTGGGAGAGGCTGCTGTCGACATTCGAAGGGAAGGAGTGGACCCTCTACATTATAG GTGTTACCCAGGTACCCAATCTGCTCTTCTGGAGCTTCAACGGGCTGCTACTGGCGGTTGACACAACCGGAAAACCTCACTTCATCTCCCGCTACCGAATTCAGGTTGGCAAGAATGAACCA GTGGATGCCGAGAAACTACGCCAGTCAATCCGCACAGTTCTGTTCAACCAGTGGGTGATCTCTCCGCCCATGCTGGTCCTCCTCTATCCCATCCTCAAGCTGTGGGGAGACCCCTGCCGCCGAGAGCTACCCACCTTCCGCTGGTTCCTCCTGGAGCTGGCTGTCTTCACTCTGATTGAGGAAGTCCTGTTCTACTACTCACACCG GCTCCTTCACCACCCAACATTCTACAGGAAAATCCACAAGAAACACCATGAGTGGACAGCTCCCATTGGCGTGATCTCTCTCTACGCCCACCCTATCGAGCATGTG GTCTCCAACATGCTGCCAGTGATGGTGGGTCCCATAGTAATGGGCTCCCACTTGTCCTCCATCACCATGTGGTTCTCCTTGGccctcatcatcaccaccatttcCCACTGTGGCTACCACCTACCTTTCCTGCCTTCACCTGAATTCCATGACTACCACCATCTCAA gtTCAACCAGTGCTATGGGGTACTGGGGGTGCTGGACCACCTCCATGGGACTGACACGGTGTTCAAGCAGACCAAGGCCTACGAAAGACACATCCTCCTGCTGGGCTTCACCCCACTGTCTGAGAGCATCCCAGATGCCCCGAAGAAGACGGAGTGA